CAGGCAGACATCACTGATCCATCGCTGCTGCGCAACGCATTTGCCGCTACGTTCGAATCCGGGCCTATCGGGAGTGTCTTCGTTTCGGCGGGAATTACACTGCCGCGCACAATCGTCACCGTGACCGACGAGGAGGCTCATCGCTGTTTGATGGTCAATTTGATGGGATCGATCAACGTCCTCAAAGCGGCGCTGGGATTCCTGGCACCGGATGCGTCGATAGTGTTGACGGCGTCCGCGGCCGCCTACACCGGCGGCGGATATGTAGGCGGCTCGATCTACGGCGCATCAAAAGCAGGCGTGATCGGCTTGACGCGTGGTGCCGCGTCGGAGTTGGCCGCTCAGGGGATCCGGGTCAACTGTGTTGCCCCCGGCGCCACGGCGACGCCGATGGTGGGATCGGATACGGACCGGGTGGAGCGATTGGCTTCCAAGTCGCTACTCGGCCGGTTGGCCACGCCAGCTGAGATTGCCAGCGGCGTGGTATTTCTTTGGTCGTCGGCCGCGTCGTACATGACAGGGGCGACACTGGATATCAACGGGGGCTCACACCTCGGTTGAGGCATCCTCGCCGATGGGGTTGGTGTCGGGATGGTTGATGTCGGAGTTGTTCGCATTCAACGTCAGTCGCAGACTCAAGTGGAGAAGTAGTCGATTCTCACCGTCGTCGAGATCAAGTCCGGTTAGCTCGCGTATCCGATCCAGGCGGTAGTACAGCGATGTGCGATGCAGGTGGAGGGCCGCGGCAGCGCGTGGCACGGACCCGCCGTGATCGAGAAAGGCACGCAGTGTCTTGGTGAGCGTCCCTGAGGTGTCGGCGGAGCGGAGCGCTCGGATCGACGCAGGCTCGAGATAGCCGGATTCGGTGCGCTGGGTGAGTTGCACGAGTAGGGCATCGGCTCCCAGCGTCGCCCAGTCTGCGACGGGACGTCGATGAGCGTGAGTGCGCGCCGCGCATAATGCGATATCTGCGGTCTTTCGAGATTTCCAGGCGTCGTGTGCGTTGGCGACGAGCTCGCCGATCCCGGCGATGACACTGTCGTTCGGTGCGGCGATCGACGTCAGGATTCCGACGAGGTCGACGATCGGTGCGCGGACTTGGTTGTCGGAAGGCACAAACGGCCAGGTCCGAACGAGGTAGGCAAGGTTATTCTCGAAGCCGATTTCGGCAGATTGCCCGGTGTTGCGCCGCCACGCGCGGATATGGTGAACGACCGTCTCCTTCATTCGCAAATCGTGATCGTCCGGGATCGAGATCCCCACAACGTTGACGTGCGCGGGTCCGGCCGAAGCACCGAGTATCCGTATCCCTGTCTCGCGCTGCTGCGCATCGTCGCTCAACGCAAGCACTGTCGCTTCTTCGCGTGCGCGGTCGGCGTTGCCTGCTGAAGAATCGTCTGCCGCGAGCGGTGTGGCGATACGGGTTGCGAGTGCGGTTATCAGTTCGATGTCGTTGGGGGTGAGGTCGCCGTGTGCGTCGATGACAAGCACATATCCCAACACGTGCCGGCCGGCGCGGATCGGAGCACACAGTCGTGCGGACATTCCGATTTCCGGCTTGGCCGGAATGATTCCGGTTCTCGACCAGTGGCCGACGTCTTGTTCGAGTACGTGCCGCGCTGCTTCGGGGCCGGATTCGCGCTGCAGCATTGCCTTGACTCGCTGACCGTCCGCGTCCCCGAAATGTCTACTGGCACAGATAAGTCGTACTACCGGGTCGCAGATAACCACCGCTCGCCGGAGAGTTTCGGCGAGTTCGTCAACTGCGTCTTGAATGTCGTCGGTGCGCAAGCGTCGGACCTTTCTCGGAGGATGCCGATTGTGCTCGGCATTCGCGGCGGGCGTCTGTACGAAAGGAATGGGTGTCGGCCAGCGGCTACCGGGCCGCGAGGTCGACGGCTTCTGGGGCCGTATCAAGGCAGCTGCCGAGCAGAAATTGGTCCGGAAGCAGACCGGATCCATCATGACGCCGGCGATGCGCTCCGCGCAACCACGGCGGTGAAATGGCATTTTTCGGGCGAAATCTTAAGCCGTGCAGAAGATTGCGATTGACGTGTGCGTCAGATCACACTATCTTTAGACTGACTAGTCGATAGAGAGGGTTCAGAATGACTATCCAGGCACTTGGTTCGCTGGTCGAGCGACAGTGTGAGAGCAACGCACACCGACGATTCCTGGTTGAGGTGGGTGGGCGGGGAGTCACCTACGGCGAACTACGCTCATCCGCCAGGGCCTGGGCAGCTGCATTGTCTGAACCGGGTATACAGGTGGGCGACAACGTAGCGCTCATGATGCCGACTTCGATCGATTGGGTTGCCAGCTGGGCGGGAGTGGGCGCAGTGGGAGCACGATGTGTCGCCGTCCACGCCTCGCTCCTC
The nucleotide sequence above comes from Rhodococcus sp. KBS0724. Encoded proteins:
- a CDS encoding SDR family NAD(P)-dependent oxidoreductase — its product is MVSSTDIELLTRPAVVIGGNSGIGLAVVQAMVGRADAITVFDLAAEPSAELAALDSVNYRQADITDPSLLRNAFAATFESGPIGSVFVSAGITLPRTIVTVTDEEAHRCLMVNLMGSINVLKAALGFLAPDASIVLTASAAAYTGGGYVGGSIYGASKAGVIGLTRGAASELAAQGIRVNCVAPGATATPMVGSDTDRVERLASKSLLGRLATPAEIASGVVFLWSSAASYMTGATLDINGGSHLG
- a CDS encoding helix-turn-helix domain-containing protein, whose protein sequence is MRTDDIQDAVDELAETLRRAVVICDPVVRLICASRHFGDADGQRVKAMLQRESGPEAARHVLEQDVGHWSRTGIIPAKPEIGMSARLCAPIRAGRHVLGYVLVIDAHGDLTPNDIELITALATRIATPLAADDSSAGNADRAREEATVLALSDDAQQRETGIRILGASAGPAHVNVVGISIPDDHDLRMKETVVHHIRAWRRNTGQSAEIGFENNLAYLVRTWPFVPSDNQVRAPIVDLVGILTSIAAPNDSVIAGIGELVANAHDAWKSRKTADIALCAARTHAHRRPVADWATLGADALLVQLTQRTESGYLEPASIRALRSADTSGTLTKTLRAFLDHGGSVPRAAAALHLHRTSLYYRLDRIRELTGLDLDDGENRLLLHLSLRLTLNANNSDINHPDTNPIGEDASTEV